Sequence from the Penaeus vannamei isolate JL-2024 chromosome 25, ASM4276789v1, whole genome shotgun sequence genome:
tttttcattCCAAATTTAGTAATTGAAAAAGGAACCATCGGCCACGTCCACATCGCTCGTGTTCTCGTCCCAAAACATCCCTTTAGGACCTTGTCATCCGCGTAAGTAGGTGGAATTTGGTGTTTTTCGCCCATTTATGATGCCAATTCCGGTGGTTTCTCTCGAATTCCGCCTGGGTTATTGTTGACTGTTTAAAGGAGATTTAAGGAGGGTTTTTAAGCAGGTGGGAAAGGTAGTTCGTGTCAAAAAGAGAGGATAATGTTGTGGGACTTCCTCATGGTGCAGCTCGAACGTGTTATTGTTTGGGATTTTGTTTTAGAGTTTCGACTTTGTTTCGTGTCTCGTTTTCATTCGGAAATTATGACTTATTACAAGTCTTACGGGATATTTCATGATCTATAGATGAGTAACATGGAATAGAGATCGGGAATTAAGTAAATCTTAAGTCAAGCTTTTACTTTCTTGCCTTCAAGGTTTCCCTCTTTTTCTAGAGGTTTCTGTCGTCTTTCCGTGACTGAGGtgcattttcttgtcattatttatcATGACATTCTGAAGGATTTTGCTGAGATTTGTCAGGATTTAAGCTCTTGTTAAGGCGTTCCTGTTCAATGTCTAGGTTTCAGTAGGAACGTGTGTGTAACTATGCAAGATCGTGGTCTTGTCTTGAGGAATAGTGATGCAATGTGTGCAGACGGCGGTGCTTGAGTAAAGTATTGAATGAGATTGGTAGTTGCACATAACTAATATGAGTTTAGTAGAGTTTAGTAGTGGTGAACCATTTTTGGAATCTGTTCAGTGTAATGTCTTGGAAATTGATCGTGAAGGTTATGCTGCAGTTGCCAATGCAGCGACCGCACCCGTTGGAGACTGAGCCCTTGTTTCTGCAACCAGCAACCACGGGAGCATTCATTGCCATGTGAAACCTTTCCAACCAGGGTTTTGCCTTCAGACCCCCACCTAGATTTTGACTTGATTTTTTATGGCACATGTTGCAACTTTTAAAGTTTTTTGGCTTAGCCAGCActgattatttgatttattaatgAATTATTTGGTCATTTTCTAGTTTCACATGACCATTCAATCTGTgaattattccttctttcaaaaTATACGTTGTAAAATGCCCAAATCTTGTTTTCCtttgctaatgatattaatgatagtattgattacAAAACAGTTACCCACTGAGATTGTTTATAACTCCAGTCATTCCTGGGAAATCCAGAAACCTCACCGTGTGAACCAAAATCCCCCCTAACCTAGGGATTTTGCCACTTGCCACTCAAACCCCATCCAATTGCTGTGGACTTCCTGTCCGTGTGTTATTTGTCACAGCCTATTTCCTTCATTTCTGACATTTTGTCTACACTGATTATTTTATGTATCAGTGGAGTTTTTCTTTTGGTATTAGTTATCGAGAATGAAGCACCCTCTAGAGGTAAAATCTCAAAATCAGGATATCTTGCACCCAAAAACCTgaacctaacctttcctatcttctatttattctctagACAGGGTGGATGAACCCTCCCCTGAAACCCCCCCTTCATTAACTCTGTGCCAAAAAATGGCCACAACTCAAAAGGGAAATGGCATGTCATTTTCAACCTGTAAATGTTGAGAGAAACTATATAACATTTAATGTTAAAATGTGTAATTATCTGAAAGATGAGCCAAACTTTGCCTGATGGATAACAAATGAAACACAGCTAAAGTAAACAAGCATAACCTGCAATGCACCCAAACGCGATATCTGATGTACAAAACAATATTTTAAACAATATAACAAAATGTGCTTATCATGAGaaccaaaataaagaaaaccTACCATATCAAAataatcccccaccccctaccccgctTATTAGCAAGATGTGAAATTACTAAACCAGATCATTAAAGCACGATGTCAAATTATTAAGCTATATCATTAAAGAATATACAACTCTTACCGTCAGTGTAGAGGGTACAAACAAGATGTGGCGAGGACGACCTGATGGAACCTTTCATTCTCCGCTAGGTACACCATTTGGAGTATGGCCTTGGTGAAGTGAAAATGcatatatcttttctatattgGGGGATTGTCACACCTTACTATATATTATCAAATCGGCTGATGTTGCATTTCGGACATTTAAGGGCCCCCAATATGAAGCCATGCGACCGGCATATTTCTCCCAAAAGTACCCGTACCTGCcataaaaataaatttttaatAACACTATTTATCCCTGATGATAAAGctactcttttactttctctgtaaaacaaatataaatataaaataaacatttaaaccAATATTTTAACTTGCCCCATGTCACACTGTGCACAAAAATTGTTGGGTCCATCCATGTCAAGCACTTACTGGAAAGTTCTCAAGTAATGAACATTGTGTATTGTTCCGACATGGGAGGCAATTAATGTAAAGAGGCAGTAACATTACATTGTTAGCAGTGAATCAAGgttatgataacgaaattataaatcataaaatatctACATTACATAGAAGAATACTTAAAATGTATAAGCATGAAAGGTTtgtagaaatatgaataaataatggaTTTTAAAATTAGTAATCGGTAAGGTTTCCACGTTAGCTGAAAGTAGTGTGCAGAAAACGTGACATTTATAGAAAATGTAGACATAAACGAGGAACTCTGGCTTCTTAAGGGTGTTGCGGACTTTGCCTTGACGTTAAATGAGGCCTctgcagcttaaactatattctatctctatttttccgctctataagatggcggtgtccattaccctgtgtgtgtcagtgtctttAACTTGTACCGGAATTTGGTATATACCATTGTAGTGAAGTCTCTCCAAGGTTTTTGGCTTTAGTTAAGGAATATGTAGGGTGCACTCGCtggtgcatccatactgtaaagaattaccagaCAAGATTTAATCAGGTTACATCATCAATTAttgtaacaaaaagaaaagttatCTTTATGGACACTCAGCTAGGACAAATTGATGATGGCATTCTTATAGCAGAAAgaggttaatctttacagtaagGATGCACTAAGTTAGGGCAAATGGAATTTGATATTCTGGTAGAGAACAAAAAGTTGGTCATTGGTACAAGATATAATCTGCAGACAAATGGTAGCCTCTAAAATTAAGGTAAAAGATTGGGGAAAGTGCCTCTTTCTGCCTAAGACTACTCAGTGCTCCTGAGTTCCAGCTCTTATCTTGCCATGTAAAGTGAGCTGAAAACAAGGTTTCTTGGGAAGTGCTGGGGGGCAGAGTTCAGCTCTTGCCTTGAAAACCAAGGTGAAAACAAGGTTTGTCAGCAGGTTTTGTGGTACAAGTTACTGAGCGCAACAAGAGGAAATACGAGGGAAAGGAACACCACCATTTTATAAAGTGTAAGAAAAGATTAAGATTCAACATAGTTAAAGCTGCAGTGGCCATTTTACtagtaaatgaagaaaaggatgCCACATATCACAGCCCAGAGACTGTCCACAACACCCTCATGCAGCCAGAGTTTCATCtacatttttaaaatttgtttgaTAATTGGTAATGTGTTAGTCTGGATGTCCTTGCCAGATATTCTTTCCAGTGCcatgtcacaaaatttattcaatcTAAGTTGCCATGAATAGTTTCTTTGACACAGCTTGAGGGGAAAGGTTAATCATTtgtagatatgagagagagaaaaatgttctTAGAACTATGTTAACATGTATGttctattttatattatatatatataccttgagtTCTGATAGGCATTCTGGCATTGTATCATCGAGATGAGCTCCTGCCTTGCATAACAATAGTTACTAAGTAAATTATAGAGATTAATTGATAGTGTATGTACAGTtagtaatactttttttttttttttttttttacatattttagaTATCAAGATGCAGATCTTCGTGCGTTCCGAGGTCACCCATGTGGTGGAAAATGCTGAACAACAAACAGTTGGAGATGTCCGTGCCTTCATCTGCCAAGCTGAAGGTCTCCCAGAGACTGAAGTGAGTCTGCAGTTATATCTAACTTGATGGATTATATTTGGATATTATATAGTAATAAGCATAATTATTCATTTCAGGTTCAGTACTGAAGGAAAGGTGTCTTGACTTTATTACTTGTAtgattattttactattttcatttacagGTGAGGCTTTATGCTGCTGGATCACCCCTTGACAATGACAGCTTCCCCCTGGCCAACCTGAACACTGATGCCATCGACGTCAATGTTGCCCTTAAGGGAGGTgagtaaaacttttttttaactcataaaaaaaaagcaataattgtAAGAATAAATACATGTAGTGAGAATGTAAAGCTCCAAATTTAGTTTTCTTACATTGCTGTAAGTAGCAAGGGGGGTTTGTAGAAATTATAGGCTTaatgtttctctcctcctccaggtAAGGTTCACGGTTCCCTGTCCCGTGCCGGTAAGGTCAAGGGCCAGACCCCCAAGgttgagaagaaggaaaagaggaagtcaAAGACCGGCCGTGCCAAGCGTAGGATCCAGTACAATCGCCGTTTCGTCAATGTTGTGGCATCCTTCGGCAAGAAGCGAGGACCTAACAGCAACTCATAAGTTGATATGTACCCtcttaaagaaatgaaaaaaaatacaacctgagacagcatttttatttttgatcCTCAATTTAATTGGATATGTTTCATGCCCATTTTATTTTGAAATGCAAGATAATAAGATCCAGACAGTTGAATGTTATCCTAAATGGCAATGAAAAATTTTGATGAAAGAAAAGTTTGAGTAATTATTAGTGATTTGTGAAATAATACATTTTTAGTGGAAGTTCTTTAAATGCCTTTTTTTAAGAACAGGAGAGTATTATTTTATAATACCATACCCTTTATATTGTGTTCTTGGTTTCTATGGAAAAAGAACAGACTTGTATTAGAATTTGACTGATATAATTTTGTTTAAACTTTGTACCATTCAGTTTGTATTCTTGGTTTCTGTGGAAAGGAGATGAATGATTTTATCAGAAGTTTATTTGACTTTTTATGCTATTGAGTCTGGTTCCATTCAAATAAATGTTCTTGTAAGTTCACTAAGGAAATAAAAGTTGCTAATAAATGTGTATGATTCTCTTCTTCTGTAGTACTTTGCAAGAATCAGAAAATTCTCACTTAATTGTCAACAGTACATCTATATGAAGCCTAGTTTTGTTCCTTCCAGCCGCCCATCCTtctattttgtttacatatttctctATGCAAGGCATGTCTATAGTGGCTTCAGAATTCGTCATATAACTAAAATTGTATGTAAGAAACTGCCATGATTATAAATGTCTTCAAAACCAGCAAAGAAATCCTTGATGTCTTAGGTTTATCCTGGGTTTACTTCCCAACTTACCTCGAATCAGAAAAGTTTAGTGGAACTAAGTCTTGATAAAGGGACACAAGCCTTCAGAAATGTAAGACATTCTTAAAGGCATGTCCACACAGGCAATTGTAATTAAAGGTGATTATACAGGTCAGAAAACAGGAATACTTGTTCACTGAGTTTGTCtgcctgtcccctccccccttatcccttgCTTTTTGTTATCAGAGGGCTGTGACAGAGGTCCATTGTAGGGGATCACCCCAACTTTGGATCTTGGCCCTTGTCTCAACCAATTTTGCATTGgtctttcattttcccctttccctttccttcttttctacatCCCCTcctgtccacttcctaaggttagagccgtgctgaaaggatgaaaggcttgcTTTGTTAGTCTTGAATGGGCTCTGTGCTCCAtttgttcttccctttttattcttttcacttAATAATCAAAAGCACTCTACAACCTTTAACATTAACATTCTTCGTCCAACTTATTTTCTCATACtaacctttttgccacaatattttaacatagtgctgtatgacctttcatATCGGgtacatttattttgttttaccaTTAACCATTCTTATACCTCCGTGATGTTTGCTGTCAATTTCATCCATTCCAAATCatccacccaggtcattactcaaccttctGAATTACACCCCTTCCTCTCAACATCCACTCCATCTGCTGCAGAGTCTTCActgtctaccctctcctcccGTATTACTACTACTCACCCTTGTCCTCATCTCACAGTActacctcatcttcctcccaccctcatccttctactgctTCCACCTCTACAAACATTTTGAGTTCTCTTTTTGGCCTATCCAAGTAgaattgattctttgtgattccccctacaGCACCTTACTCTTTTGATACTCTTCACTTCTAACAGTGTCTCCAAAATCAGAGGCATAGTTTCCTTTCGCAGTTGTTGCTACATTTACGCCCTATCACAGTTACATCCGAGTCCCAAGCTTGTGGGCTATTTACCCTTACCGACCTCACTGGTAAACCTTTTCATGCCAAAACTCGCTCTTCTCCTAATACTTGTATGGGAACAATTTCTGTCTCTCCAACTGATTGTCCTGTCTACAagaaggactggtcagactgaaaaTTACCTACTTGCCTGCCTTATTGACTATGATGCAGAGGCCAGCATAAGTTCTACACCAATATTGTCAAGATTAGCTTCCCCAGACATGACCATAAAGTCCATATTGCAGGAGTCTTGCCCTATCCATATTGACCCCTTCCCCATCAGTCAGAAATGTTcgcattttggccacccagccaaacattccCTTCACTGCCCACTGCCCTCTATATGCCCAAACTGGTCATGACCATTTAAATTGCTCTGTTCAATCATGTGTGCATATTGTGGTGGCTCCCAAAACATACTCTGTAGGAGCTGTGTACTGCCTGCAAGCTCTTAAGGTGAGGTAGCAGGTctgattcaaactaggcctcactctacatgaggccagacaggaatcACGGCAACAAGGTTTTTCTCTGCATATTCCAAAACTGTACTTCGCTCTgcatccctcccatcttctcaagatgtctcagcattcccagtatctcttccctctaccacaaacatcctacctctactcccgTTCTCCCTGTCAAATttcttttccagtctaaatctaGATACTCCAGTTTCTACCATTTCTTTAatgccaacccctcctcctctctttacctgTCACACCAGGGAATTTAAAGTCTCATCCCATCTCCTACTACatcctttcccacctctcttgCTCATCACATATATCCCCTCTTCGACTCACAAGAAAACCTTTGATTTTCAGATCTCACCCAACTTCCGTCCAGAAACTCTTGACATCCAAAACTACCTGATCATGACCCAAGAGAATACTCAGCTCCCTCCAATCCCTTtattcctattccctttcctcttacttATATCTGCCTTACTTCCTTTGTTCCCCCCACTTTATCAtgttcactaccatactatcataTAACACTCGATAAccttttgtgtatgggtgtgggtgtgcgtgcatgcatttgCATGTACATTCACACAATATCAAGCACTTTGTAA
This genomic interval carries:
- the LOC113824162 gene encoding ubiquitin-like FUBI-ribosomal protein eS30 fusion protein, with product MQIFVRSEVTHVVENAEQQTVGDVRAFICQAEGLPETEVRLYAAGSPLDNDSFPLANLNTDAIDVNVALKGGKVHGSLSRAGKVKGQTPKVEKKEKRKSKTGRAKRRIQYNRRFVNVVASFGKKRGPNSNS